A stretch of Aureispira sp. CCB-E DNA encodes these proteins:
- a CDS encoding glucosaminidase domain-containing protein, whose protein sequence is METNNTNNINIQICEDVLVTENTTPTTEELIDLLEVEAQNTETVSETDIVLAKEIKEPQKLSLKYIFQSLFYAMQWRQLKRQMTKEALLGMSKRHWPKAVAVAAVIVLFNLDFGSKTNTNSQASMLMYANYPEPVLETENHPVTPSHMVALSNEAKENYIARFASVAQGEMKKFGIPASVILGLAILHSNYGVSELAQVGHNHFHITCTDNHLAEGITGRGTYENDCYIHYQNAWTSFRANSMKLDAAPFKELKAVAGDDYTIWVSGLQKMGLQETDNLLEIIETHNLYELDKIQ, encoded by the coding sequence ATGGAAACTAACAATACAAACAATATCAACATCCAAATTTGTGAGGATGTGTTAGTGACAGAAAACACAACTCCAACAACAGAAGAGTTGATAGACTTATTAGAAGTTGAAGCACAAAATACAGAAACAGTTTCAGAAACTGATATCGTTTTGGCAAAAGAAATAAAGGAACCTCAAAAACTATCTCTTAAATATATTTTTCAATCGTTATTTTATGCGATGCAGTGGCGACAATTAAAGCGTCAGATGACCAAAGAGGCTTTGCTGGGTATGTCTAAGAGACACTGGCCAAAGGCTGTTGCGGTTGCTGCGGTAATTGTTCTATTCAATTTGGATTTTGGTAGCAAAACGAATACCAATAGCCAAGCAAGTATGTTGATGTATGCGAATTATCCAGAGCCTGTATTAGAAACAGAGAATCATCCAGTGACACCTAGTCATATGGTCGCTTTGTCAAATGAAGCAAAAGAAAACTATATTGCTCGTTTTGCTAGTGTAGCGCAAGGAGAGATGAAGAAGTTTGGTATTCCAGCTTCCGTTATTTTAGGCTTGGCTATTTTGCACAGCAACTATGGTGTTTCTGAATTAGCACAGGTCGGGCACAATCATTTTCATATTACTTGTACCGATAATCATTTAGCAGAAGGAATAACAGGACGAGGAACGTATGAAAATGATTGTTACATACACTACCAAAACGCATGGACAAGTTTTCGTGCCAATAGTATGAAATTAGATGCTGCCCCATTTAAAGAATTGAAGGCAGTAGCAGGAGATGATTATACTATTTGGGTTTCAGGATTGCAAAAAATGGGATTGCAAGAGACGGATAATTTACTTGAGATTATTGAGACCCATAATTTGTACGAATTAGATAAGATACAATAA
- a CDS encoding 16S rRNA (uracil(1498)-N(3))-methyltransferase: MQLFYAHQVEGTTAFLDQEETRHCIKTLRKNIHDVISLTDGLGNMYEGKIVDFNKKSCTIQIIQRIETTDQRNFRLHLAIAPTKNISRLEWFLEKTTELGIDEITFILCQRSERKNIRLDRLEKVVLAAAKQSLKSIFPKINDLTKFKDFLPAANNATFKGIAHCNTPNLPHLKKVLNPNVKEVLLLIGPEGDFSEEEVAWAKDSGFEEIGLGTSRLRTETAGIAACHTVHLLHI, translated from the coding sequence ATGCAACTTTTTTATGCTCATCAAGTAGAAGGAACAACAGCTTTTTTGGATCAAGAAGAAACAAGACATTGTATCAAAACATTGAGAAAGAACATCCATGATGTCATTTCGTTAACAGATGGTTTGGGCAATATGTATGAAGGAAAAATTGTGGACTTCAATAAAAAAAGTTGTACCATCCAAATTATACAACGTATTGAAACGACCGACCAACGAAATTTTAGGTTGCATTTGGCAATTGCTCCTACTAAAAATATCAGTCGTTTAGAATGGTTTTTGGAGAAAACAACAGAACTGGGGATTGACGAAATTACCTTTATATTGTGTCAACGATCAGAACGTAAAAACATTCGCTTAGATCGCTTAGAAAAAGTTGTCCTTGCTGCTGCCAAACAATCTCTTAAAAGTATCTTTCCAAAAATCAATGATTTAACTAAATTCAAAGACTTTCTACCAGCAGCTAATAACGCGACCTTCAAAGGCATTGCACATTGTAATACTCCCAACCTTCCTCATTTAAAGAAGGTATTAAATCCCAATGTTAAAGAAGTTTTATTGTTGATAGGACCTGAAGGCGACTTTTCAGAAGAAGAAGTTGCTTGGGCCAAAGATAGTGGTTTTGAAGAAATAGGTCTAGGAACAAGTCGCTTGCGCACAGAGACAGCAGGTATTGCAGCCTGTCACACGGTTCACTTGCTGCATATTTAA